Proteins encoded together in one Ipomoea triloba cultivar NCNSP0323 chromosome 4, ASM357664v1 window:
- the LOC116017247 gene encoding uncharacterized protein LOC116017247, producing the protein MSSKHKKIGKFKKIFTIMSHNADCGCANPNPNQVSVPKPISAAQKPSPPPIRRPSSSTCQSNYVDDEEDYSSSTVGSTSSHFSRSPNDDEDGKIGPHFRGSVAVVKESDDPYLDFRQSMIQMMAARDLWSEEGLEELLKCFLRLNSPLHHQIIIQAFTEIRHGGAGISNRQR; encoded by the coding sequence atgtcttCAAAGCACAAAAAGATTgggaaattcaagaaaatattcACAATAATGAGCCACAATGCAGACTGTGGCTGCGCAAATCCAAACCCAAATCAAGTCTCAGTGCCAAAACCGATTTCCGCAGCCCAAAAACCCTCCCCGCCGCCGATCCGCCGCCCTTCTTCTTCAACCTGCCAATCCAATTACGTTGATGATGAGGAAGACTACAGTTCCTCCACCGTCGGCTCCACCTCGTCGCATTTCTCCCGGAGCCCCAACGACGACGAAGACGGCAAGATCGGACCACACTTCCGCGGCTCAGTAGCCGTCGTGAAGGAATCCGACGATCCGTATCTGGATTTCAGGCAATCGATGATTCAGATGATGGCGGCGAGGGATTTGTGGTCGGAGGAGGGTCTAGAAGAGCTCCTCAAGTGCTTCCTGCGGTTGAATTCGCCGTTGCATCACCAGATCATAATTCAAGCCTTCACGGAGATCAGGCACGGCGGCGCCGGTATTTCTAACCGGCAAAGATAA
- the LOC116017096 gene encoding uncharacterized protein LOC116017096 codes for MAAHLHLPSHYYTKTALFFSPPGAPLSSGKPNRASTSSANSKPSFSKLKVRALKEKTEEIKSQTSAEEVTKKYGLEAGLWKIFNSKDEDNQESKSKGDQAKELLAKYGGAYLATSITLSLISFGLCYALISAGVDVQALLQKVGISPNETGEKVGTFALAYAAHKAASPIRFPPTVALTPIVASWIGKKVDKEK; via the exons ATGGCCGCTCATCTGCACCTCCCTTCTCACTACTACACTAAAACAGCACTCTTCTTCTCTCCTCCTGGGGCTCCCCTCAGTTCTGGAAAACCAAACAGGGCATCAACCTCTTCTGCAAATTCCAAGCCCAGTTTCAGTAAGCTCAAAGTGAGGGCCTTGAAGGAGAAAACAGAGGAAATCAAGTCCCAGACATCTGCAGAGGAAGTCACCAAGAAATATGGCCTAGAAGCAGGTCTCTGGAAG ATATTCAATTCAAAAGATGAAGATAACCAGGAATCTAAGTCAAAAGGGGACCAAGCAAAGGAGCTTTTGGCAAAATATGGAGGAGCATACCTAGCTACCTCCATTACTCTCTCCTTGATATCCTTTGGCCTCTGCTATGCCCTAATCAGTGCTGGAGTTGATGTGCAAGCATTGCTACAGAAG GTCGGGATTTCACCTAATGAGACGGGCGAGAAAGTTGGGACTTTCGCGTTGGCTTATGCTGCCCACAAGGCCGCATCGCCTATAAGGTTTCCACCTACTGTTGCTCTTACTCCCATTGTTGCTAGCTGGATAGGAAAGAAAGTTGATAAAGAGAAGTAA
- the LOC116017095 gene encoding transcription factor E2FB-like: protein MQQQQAIKRQQLPFTAAKPPFGDYHRFPADPRMLPPQVPEGIVVKTPPLKRKKETAKYSLVSGELNQGSGYSDANGPLQTPVSGKAQKASRTSKANRSASQTAGNVGSPSSNNVTPVGACRYDSSLGLLTKKFINLIKHSEDGILDLNNAADTLEVQKRRIYDITNVLEGIGLIEKKLKNRIQWKGLDVSSTGEDESVASLQAEVENLTMDERRIDEQIREMQERLRDLSEDENNQRWLFVTEEDIKNIPSFQDETLIAIKAPHGTTLEVPDPDEAVDYLQRRYRIVLRSTMGPIDVYLVSQFEEKYEEIDAAAAPPNNPSTSGVDNNATATLEIEKSGVNEVGRQENETGTIPSDLGTSEDFMGGIMKIVPDVDNGTDYWFMSDYAGITAIWEDSHLAGLDWSDLITLDEDHATTNVSTPLAQTSPPTFAELPCATNTTIS from the exons ATGCAGCAGCAACAAGCAATCAAGCGGCAGCAGCTGCCCTTCACGGCGGCGAAGCCGCCCTTTGGGGACTACCACCGATTCCCCGCTGACCCGCGAATGCTCCCGCCTCAAGTACCGGAGGGCATCGTTGTGAAAACTCCG CCTTTGAAGCGGAAGAAGGAGACAGCCAAGTATAGTCTGGTTTCTGGTGAACTGAACCAAGGTTCTGGATATTCTGATGCCAATGGTCCCTTGCAAACACCGGTTTCAGGAAAAGCTCAGAAAGCATCTAGGACATCGAAAGCCAACAGATCTGCATCTCAAACTGCTGGGAATGTTG GATCCCCTTCTAGCAACAATGTCACTCCAGTTGGTGCTTGTCGGTATGATAGTTCCCTAG GCCTCTTGACTAAGAAGTTCATTAATCTGATCAAACATTCTGAAGATGGCATTCTGGATCTAAACAATGCTGCTGATACACTAGAG GTGCAGAAGAGGCGTATCTATGATATAACAAATGTCCTGGAAGGCATCGGCCTAATagagaagaaattaaagaatagaATTCAATGGAA GGGCCTAGATGTGTCAAGTACAGGAGAGGATGAAAGTGTTGCAAGCTTACAA GCAGAAGTAGAGAACTTGACCATGGATGAACGTAGAATAGATGAACAAATCAG AGAAATGCAAGAAAGATTGAGGGACCTGAGTGAAGATGAAAACAATCAAAG ATGGCTTTTTGTCACTGAAGAAGATATTAAGAATATACCTAGTTTTCAG GATGAAACACTAATAGCAATTAAAGCTCCACATGGAACCACATTAGAAGTCCCAGATCCTGATGAG GCTGTTGATTATCTTCAGAGGAGGTATAGAATAGTTCTACGCAGCACCATGGGGCCCATAGATGTTTACCTTGTCAG TCAATTTGAGGAAAAGTATGAGGAGATAGATGCAGCTGCAGCACCACCAAACAACCCTTCGACATCAGGTGTCGATAATAATGCCACTGCAACATTAGAAATTGAGAAGAGCGGAGTAAATGAAGTAGGGAGGCAGGAAAATGAAACAGGAACAATCCCCTCAGATCTTGGTACCTCAGAGGACTTCATGGGTGGAATCATGAAAATTGTTCCCGATGTCGAT AATGGAACAGATTACTGGTTCATGTCAGATTACGCTGGAATCACTGCTATCTGGGAAGACTCTCACTTAGCCGGGCTTGACTGGAGTGACTTGATAACACTTGATGAAGATCACGCTACAACTAATGTCAGTACTCCACTTGCCCAAACTTCACCTCCCACTTTTGCCGAACTGCCTTGTGCAACTAATACTACCATAAGCTGA
- the LOC116017322 gene encoding NDR1/HIN1-like protein 1 — MSAKDCAHHHRERRKLYHRLFLILSSSIILILFLVFLIWLILRPTKPRFILQDATVYNFNAAAAAGGAATGLNLLTTNIQVTLASRNPNERIGIYYDRLDVYATYRGQQITLPTLLPVSYQGHKDVTIWSPFLNGNAVPVAPYLGVEISQDQNAGRVLINIRVDGRIRWKVGTFISGRYRLDANCPAYLSFGGENYSPNSILVGSTAKYQLVQNCHVDV, encoded by the coding sequence ATGTCGGCCAAGGATTGTGCCCACCACCACCGTGAGCGGCGGAAGTTGTACCACCGCCTCTTCCTTATCCTCTCGTCCTCCATAATTCTCATCCTCTTCCTCGTCTTCCTCATCTGGCTCATCCTCCGCCCCACCAAGCCCCGCTTCATCCTCCAAGACGCCACCGTCTACAACTTcaacgccgccgccgccgccggcggcgCCGCCACCGGACTCAACCTCCTGACCACCAACATTCAGGTAACCCTAGCCTCTCGAAACCCCAACGAACGCATCGGCATCTACTACGACCGCCTCGACGTCTACGCCACCTACCGGGGCCAGCAGATCACGCTCCCCACTCTCCTCCCGGTCTCCTACCAAGGCCACAAAGACGTCACCATTTGGTCGCCGTTCCTCAACGGCAACGCCGTCCCGGTGGCGCCCTACCTGGGGGTGGAGATCAGCCAGGACCAGAACGCCGGGAGGGTGTTGATCAACATCAGAGTGGATGGACGGATCAGATGGAAAGTTGGGACGTTCATCTCCGGGAGGTATCGTTTGGATGCAAACTGCCCTGCTTATTTGAGCTTCGGAGGAGAGAACTATAGTCCCAACAGTATTTTAGTTGGCTCAACTGCAAAGTATCAATTGGTGCAAAATTGTCACGTTGATGTTTGA
- the LOC116017172 gene encoding NDR1/HIN1-like protein 1 → MSAHYPYERRKCYRRLCAILSWFIILILITIFLIWLILRPTKPHFILEDATVYTFNLTTTSATLNLLTTTLQLSLAARNPNKRIGIYYDRLDVYATYRGQQITPPTSLPASYQGHKEVTVWSPFVNGNAVPVAVYLGMEISQDQNAGRVLINVRVDGRVRWKVGTFISGRYRLNVNCPAYLSFGGGEYSSNSVLVGSTAKYQLVQQCYVDV, encoded by the coding sequence TCGTGGTTCATaatcctcatcctcatcaccatCTTCCTCATCTGGCTAATCCTCCGCCCCACCAAGCCCCACTTCATCCTCGAAGACGCCACCGTCTACACCTTCAACCTCACCACCACCTCCGCCACCCTCAACCTCCTCACCACCACCCTCCAGCTCTCCCTGGCCGCCCGAAACCCCAACAAACGCATCGGAATCTACTACGACCGCCTCGACGTCTACGCCACGTACCGCGGGCAGCAGATCACCCCTCCCACTTCCCTCCCCGCGTCCTACCAAGGCCACAAAGAAGTCACCGTTTGGTCGCCGTTCGTCAACGGGAACGCCGTCCCCGTGGCGGTATACTTGGGAATGGAGATTAGCCAAGACCAGAACGCCGGCAGGGTGTTGATCAATGTCAGAGTGGATGGACGGGTGAGATGGAAAGTTGGGACGTTCATCTCCGGGAGGTATCGTTTGAATGTAAACTGCCCGGCTTATTTGAGCTTCGGAGGAGGGGAATATAGTTCGAATAGTGTTTTGGTCGGGTCAACTGCTAAGTATCAATTGGTGCAACAATGTTACGTTGATGTTTAG